In Bacteriovorax sp. Seq25_V, a single genomic region encodes these proteins:
- a CDS encoding acyl-CoA dehydrogenase family protein, with protein MNYFSDEKDWQWLVENGFDWDTIIPLYYPSFPTEDGFNSKEEVLDFIKELLTQTGSWAGSAVLDRAAKLDINGAGRVVDGRAIPGEELQAFYNEATELQAFGLPIPTEYGGLGLPVGSLMVLLAQLARSCMSSCTQLAFYTSIADMVHRFCDEETSMRLIPQIMEGKLSGSMCLTEPGCGSDLGNIKTSATPQEDGTYLLNGSKIFITNGGGGLGFVLARIKGDKPGLEGISMFLCEQDLGDGTLNYKVAKNEEKMGMHGSFTCEIVYENSKASLIGKQGEGFKYMLHLMNEARIAVGMQALGGIEGSLSYAINYAKERVQFDRPLTDLPLMKRNIEDLETERDALRALMVDTISYFDIYQRLDMKKKKTGELNEEENRLFNDAWLWTRKRTPLVKYYTCEAYATISQKAIQILGGYGYMQEYPVERYHRDSFGPLLYEGTSQIQALMALKDIVKYAAKDPKKFFQTILAKHPSLNIISSENEAIKAFNTIQYRFKKNTVSLLVKCLRPESYGDIFNPKAWTAETNIEELMTHAETLTQALSYMETLRVLAIHARRDNSRAELFNRYARLVKPRLEAIYTDWELR; from the coding sequence ATGAATTATTTTTCAGACGAAAAAGACTGGCAATGGTTAGTTGAAAATGGTTTTGACTGGGACACGATTATCCCACTCTACTACCCTTCATTTCCCACTGAAGATGGTTTTAACAGCAAAGAAGAAGTCCTCGATTTTATCAAAGAACTTCTCACGCAAACTGGAAGTTGGGCCGGCTCAGCGGTTCTCGACCGTGCAGCAAAACTTGATATCAATGGTGCCGGGAGAGTCGTCGACGGACGTGCAATTCCAGGCGAAGAACTCCAGGCTTTCTACAATGAGGCGACTGAACTCCAGGCATTTGGTCTCCCAATCCCTACTGAGTATGGCGGCCTTGGTCTCCCTGTTGGCTCCCTTATGGTGCTTCTTGCACAACTTGCACGCTCATGTATGTCATCTTGTACACAACTGGCCTTCTATACTTCAATTGCAGATATGGTTCATCGCTTTTGTGACGAAGAAACCTCGATGCGCCTGATTCCTCAAATCATGGAAGGAAAACTTTCAGGCTCAATGTGTCTCACTGAACCTGGCTGCGGTTCCGACCTCGGCAATATCAAGACTTCAGCAACCCCACAAGAAGATGGTACTTACCTCCTTAACGGATCAAAGATCTTCATCACAAATGGTGGTGGTGGACTCGGCTTTGTCCTGGCCCGAATCAAGGGAGACAAACCAGGTCTTGAGGGAATCTCGATGTTCCTTTGTGAGCAGGATCTTGGTGATGGCACCCTTAACTACAAGGTCGCCAAGAACGAAGAAAAGATGGGGATGCATGGTTCATTTACATGCGAAATCGTCTACGAAAACTCAAAAGCTAGCCTTATCGGAAAACAGGGAGAGGGCTTCAAGTACATGCTTCACCTCATGAATGAAGCGCGTATCGCTGTAGGTATGCAGGCCCTTGGTGGTATCGAAGGATCACTTTCATACGCTATAAACTACGCTAAAGAACGCGTTCAATTCGACCGTCCCCTCACTGACCTACCGCTAATGAAGCGCAATATTGAAGATCTTGAAACAGAAAGAGACGCCCTTCGCGCCCTCATGGTTGATACAATTTCATACTTCGATATCTACCAACGTCTAGACATGAAAAAGAAGAAAACTGGCGAACTAAATGAAGAAGAAAATCGTCTCTTCAACGACGCCTGGCTTTGGACTCGTAAGCGCACACCGCTTGTAAAATACTACACATGTGAGGCCTATGCGACCATTTCTCAAAAGGCAATTCAAATTCTAGGTGGCTACGGATATATGCAGGAATACCCTGTTGAGCGCTACCACAGAGATAGTTTTGGTCCACTTCTCTATGAGGGAACCAGCCAAATTCAGGCCCTCATGGCACTCAAAGATATCGTGAAATATGCTGCGAAAGACCCGAAGAAATTCTTCCAAACAATCCTCGCAAAGCACCCTTCACTAAACATTATCAGCTCAGAAAACGAGGCCATTAAAGCCTTTAACACTATTCAATATCGCTTTAAGAAGAACACCGTTTCGCTACTTGTAAAATGCCTTAGACCAGAAAGCTACGGCGACATCTTCAATCCTAAGGCCTGGACAGCAGAAACGAATATCGAAGAGCTAATGACTCATGCAGAAACTCTAACTCAGGCTCTTTCATATATGGAAACGCTAAGAGTGCTAGCTATCCACGCACGAAGAGATAACTCGAGAGCGGAGCTTTTTAATCGTTATGCTCGTCTGGTTAAACCAAGACTTGAGGCAATCTATACCGACTGGGAACTCAGGTAA
- a CDS encoding tRNA-uridine aminocarboxypropyltransferase: protein MKKTRRETFSGRCEVCRINKPLCFCSHIPKLDNKVEVLVVMHFTERWLTSNTAYFANLVLNNSKIIERGNLNSPMTSEQFVKEEKSYLYLFPTEDSKPIEEFKGDISKAVLVVPDGSWSKAKKFHKREECLKALPKYHLSNVGKSNYQLRKSPGEDFLCTYEAIAKALGSLEGKEIENQMLNFFDIFVDRVLRSRRGEQTLSNP from the coding sequence ATGAAAAAAACACGTAGAGAAACTTTCAGTGGTCGTTGTGAAGTTTGTCGCATTAACAAACCGCTTTGTTTTTGTTCTCATATTCCAAAGCTAGATAATAAAGTTGAAGTTCTCGTTGTGATGCATTTCACGGAGAGATGGTTAACATCAAATACTGCGTATTTTGCTAATCTTGTTTTAAATAATAGTAAGATTATCGAGAGAGGCAATCTTAATTCTCCCATGACAAGTGAGCAGTTTGTTAAAGAAGAGAAATCCTATCTTTATCTATTTCCTACAGAGGACTCAAAACCAATTGAAGAATTTAAGGGAGATATTTCAAAAGCTGTGCTTGTTGTTCCTGATGGAAGTTGGTCCAAGGCGAAGAAGTTTCACAAGCGTGAGGAGTGCTTAAAAGCGCTTCCAAAGTATCATTTATCAAATGTAGGAAAGAGTAATTACCAACTTCGAAAATCTCCTGGCGAGGACTTCTTATGTACGTATGAAGCCATTGCAAAAGCGCTTGGTAGTCTTGAAGGGAAAGAGATAGAAAATCAGATGTTGAATTTTTTTGATATTTTTGTTGATAGGGTTCTAAGATCTCGACGTGGAGAACAGACGCTTAGTAACCCTTGA
- a CDS encoding RHS repeat-associated core domain-containing protein: MESPEWSFFYDLDGNLIQKSHKIKNLVYNYSWSTLGKLIQVDIDENSLPSKSLKFKYDGLNRRIEKQYIDFKTSKNSYLKRFVYDGEDIILELDGENKIKALFVHGEGIDDVLMMIRDENDNELFEDDESYAYTKDHLGSIREIVDHEGRVQQRYSYSAYGETKIAKMNEKDDLIDSPYGFTGRELDLESGDMYYRARYYDSSTGRFLTPDPIRFAAGDTNLYRYTGNNPVNRIDPDGLDWIYVQSTGELYRVDESGARIPGTTFFGYSGAPGYVNQSNAQNLRDLGPIPQGQYTIGSQRNNRTNRGTDLLNSLRLTPSANTDTFGRAGFIIHGSNNPNQQDASEGCPIFGPNARNTIGNSNDNILRVVP, encoded by the coding sequence TTGGAGTCACCTGAGTGGAGCTTTTTCTACGATCTTGATGGAAATTTAATACAAAAGTCACACAAGATTAAAAACCTTGTTTATAATTATAGCTGGAGCACTTTAGGAAAACTTATACAAGTTGATATCGATGAAAATTCTCTGCCAAGTAAGTCGTTAAAGTTTAAATATGATGGCCTTAACAGAAGAATTGAAAAGCAGTATATTGATTTTAAAACTTCAAAAAACTCTTATCTAAAAAGATTTGTGTACGACGGAGAAGATATTATTTTAGAACTCGATGGTGAAAACAAAATTAAAGCACTATTTGTTCATGGAGAAGGAATCGATGATGTTTTAATGATGATCCGAGATGAAAATGATAATGAACTATTTGAAGACGATGAATCTTATGCTTATACAAAAGATCATCTTGGTTCAATTCGAGAGATTGTGGATCATGAAGGAAGAGTACAACAACGCTATAGTTATTCAGCTTACGGAGAAACAAAGATCGCTAAGATGAATGAAAAAGATGATTTGATAGATTCGCCGTATGGATTTACAGGAAGAGAATTGGATCTTGAAAGTGGAGACATGTATTACCGAGCGAGATATTATGACAGTTCGACGGGAAGATTTCTTACACCTGATCCAATTAGGTTTGCAGCTGGAGATACAAACCTGTATCGCTATACAGGAAACAATCCTGTGAATAGAATTGATCCAGATGGATTAGACTGGATTTATGTTCAATCAACAGGGGAACTATATAGGGTTGATGAAAGTGGCGCTAGAATTCCAGGAACGACCTTTTTTGGCTATTCAGGGGCTCCTGGATATGTTAATCAATCAAATGCTCAGAACTTAAGAGACTTAGGACCAATTCCCCAAGGACAATATACAATTGGCTCTCAGAGAAATAATAGAACCAATCGAGGAACGGACTTGTTAAATTCATTGAGATTAACCCCAAGTGCTAATACAGATACATTCGGTAGGGCAGGGTTTATAATTCATGGATCAAATAATCCTAATCAGCAAGATGCTTCTGAAGGATGTCCAATTTTTGGACCAAATGCTAGAAATACTATAGGTAATAGTAATGACAATATTTTAAGGGTTGTACCATGA
- a CDS encoding outer membrane protein assembly factor BamE, protein MIKLSIVFFFIFSSCSNAMPLRRKGVIYNSKDEKIELEEIIAKMSDEKDLTIKEITVEKSTLNDVVEYLGNAKINKFNSGNASEFYTSVCYINPNIIGLEFSSGVLGGGKYITRIDVFKPLKKNKRGCFINKSLEVEIGTKRGIRIGLTKEKVKKLLGKPSIKYSSSNWEYYYVDKEESSKCKGGFDVTGSYNLIFEGNSIKSFYITKATSC, encoded by the coding sequence ATGATAAAACTATCTATTGTGTTTTTTTTCATTTTTTCAAGTTGTTCAAATGCAATGCCTTTAAGAAGAAAAGGGGTCATTTATAATAGTAAAGATGAAAAGATTGAACTCGAAGAAATTATTGCAAAGATGAGTGATGAAAAAGACCTTACAATTAAAGAAATCACTGTTGAAAAATCAACTCTTAATGATGTTGTTGAGTATTTAGGGAATGCTAAAATTAATAAATTTAATTCAGGAAATGCTTCAGAGTTCTACACTTCAGTATGTTACATAAATCCAAATATTATAGGACTGGAGTTTAGTTCAGGTGTACTAGGTGGAGGAAAGTATATTACACGAATAGATGTTTTTAAGCCTTTAAAAAAGAATAAAAGAGGTTGTTTTATTAATAAATCTTTAGAAGTTGAAATAGGAACTAAAAGAGGAATAAGGATCGGTCTAACTAAAGAGAAGGTTAAAAAACTTTTAGGGAAACCAAGTATAAAATACAGCTCTTCAAATTGGGAATATTATTATGTAGACAAAGAGGAAAGCTCAAAATGTAAGGGTGGGTTTGATGTGACAGGTTCATATAATTTAATTTTTGAAGGAAATAGCATAAAAAGCTTTTACATAACCAAAGCAACATCATGTTGA
- a CDS encoding DUF4105 domain-containing protein: protein MRFYLLPVLITIYFAQFVSASGQNDIYLSQIAGDIIERLPSKMSNYLRESNTKIVSKPLAPISHNFCKNTNVSTVFGMTKKGIVYINSNIFSLPKESFENCRYTDREHLLTSTLVHELAHVYDLKFRVSSMDEYVTLAYAEKRNIKHKSKKRILDVEKITLLNKNSSRSPDIYEHENIKENFAVNFEFYFLDEQYACHRPSKFDFFSRVLEEGRERKYKCYSEEITIPTSRGLETINISPDNVKGVSYLFSGEGDDIASSFGHAQLLLELCSNNNCSKTNKYTFSFVADIAGSTYSLYSGLTGKYQSKLRGTDYALTKIQYNVIELRDITEYPLKLNRTEKTRLLRFLLENFWEYQGNYKFITNNCSSELLRLFKYAFDDKNIYAQNIDTPKGITEFLLKFGRIDKRNITHISGDTVLSKGLRKLGIRMEAKNYIALKAQDREEFIINAKKENELFILLLAENIALLKASQDYFNILTKRNDLSVDLETVTFSDRRDKRRGYGIKKIDSSLNERPALGLDEIQELYEIALQQEPKSIEAVNAKDELDKTKQNHSTIINMLKNYQRSHR from the coding sequence ATGAGATTTTATTTATTGCCAGTACTTATAACTATTTATTTTGCTCAATTTGTATCCGCTTCAGGACAGAATGATATTTACTTATCACAGATTGCTGGTGATATAATAGAGAGACTGCCTAGTAAGATGAGTAATTATCTTAGAGAGAGTAATACAAAAATAGTCTCGAAACCACTAGCTCCAATAAGTCATAACTTCTGCAAAAATACTAATGTATCAACTGTTTTTGGTATGACAAAAAAAGGGATTGTATATATAAATTCAAATATTTTTTCCTTACCAAAGGAGAGTTTTGAGAACTGTCGTTATACAGATAGGGAACACCTGCTTACCTCAACACTGGTTCATGAATTAGCACATGTCTATGATTTAAAGTTTCGTGTAAGCTCCATGGACGAATATGTCACTTTAGCATATGCAGAGAAAAGAAATATAAAACACAAGTCAAAAAAGAGAATTTTAGATGTCGAGAAGATTACTCTCCTTAACAAAAATTCATCTCGTTCTCCTGATATATACGAACATGAGAATATAAAAGAAAATTTTGCTGTAAATTTTGAATTCTATTTTTTAGATGAACAATACGCCTGTCACCGCCCCAGTAAGTTTGACTTTTTTTCTAGAGTTTTAGAAGAGGGTAGAGAGAGAAAATATAAGTGCTATTCTGAGGAAATTACAATACCAACTTCACGAGGTTTGGAGACAATAAATATTTCTCCTGACAATGTTAAGGGGGTCTCGTATCTATTCTCAGGGGAAGGTGATGACATAGCTTCAAGTTTTGGACACGCGCAATTATTATTAGAGCTTTGCTCAAATAATAATTGCTCAAAAACAAATAAGTACACATTTAGCTTTGTCGCAGATATTGCAGGGAGTACTTATTCTTTGTACTCTGGCCTAACAGGAAAGTATCAATCAAAGCTTCGAGGAACAGACTACGCACTTACAAAAATTCAGTATAATGTAATCGAACTTAGAGATATCACCGAGTATCCTTTAAAATTGAACAGAACAGAAAAGACAAGGTTGTTAAGATTTCTTTTGGAAAACTTTTGGGAGTATCAGGGAAATTATAAATTTATTACAAATAATTGTTCATCTGAGCTTCTGAGACTTTTCAAGTACGCATTCGATGACAAAAATATTTATGCTCAAAATATCGATACACCAAAGGGGATAACAGAGTTTCTCCTCAAGTTTGGGAGAATTGACAAACGTAATATAACACATATCAGTGGTGATACAGTGCTTTCAAAAGGACTTCGTAAGCTTGGAATCAGAATGGAAGCAAAGAACTACATTGCACTAAAAGCACAAGACAGGGAAGAATTTATTATCAATGCGAAAAAAGAAAATGAGTTGTTCATTCTTCTATTGGCCGAAAACATAGCCCTACTTAAGGCTTCTCAAGACTATTTTAATATCTTAACAAAGCGTAATGATTTATCAGTTGATCTAGAAACTGTCACATTTTCAGATAGGAGAGATAAACGGCGAGGATATGGTATTAAAAAAATTGATTCGAGCCTAAACGAGAGACCTGCGCTAGGACTTGATGAAATACAGGAATTGTATGAGATTGCATTACAACAGGAGCCAAAGTCAATTGAGGCCGTTAATGCTAAAGATGAACTAGATAAAACAAAACAAAATCATTCAACAATTATAAATATGCTTAAAAACTATCAAAGGAGCCACAGATGA
- a CDS encoding ATP-binding protein yields MNDNRSNLHSINAKITATFFTLIIFIIISILYFSHTVFKTTITETQKQLTKSLVNTLQLSIDRISFSGKYHAQIFADSIIEREKDILFIYILSEDNKVIALSKKPNFKTALKFDVNSYLDLMAHGDHLNDISDKYLFSNETCCEDLSYHQMVMPYRADFDNTKSGIIIVGVSSANVEEKLNRNVIISLLIGAFTSLIALTFALHFSQKLSRPVNNLAQTFNGLLKYAPVNIIIRKKSGEIVEASSHYREIFEQQFRSNLVRKSYLNQWKFTFSEIDEHLRRGDSLFRKEFVFMNGESEEVYTTISFKITDKNSNEENYCTIGINTSEENKFRKELEMRTYEAKKASEAKTSFLATMSHEIRTPLTSIIGFLGLLEDSILSDTQEKYIKTAMGASENLLALINDILDYSKIESKDFKLEYGNMSIDSLCEDLAGIFEHQVKEKNIEFRMNLENDVHKDVVTDSLRLRQVLINLIGNAIKFTPKGYIELGVKLLGRDGEYERLRFSVTDTGIGIAKEQLTNIFEQFSQADNSISRNYGGTGLGLSITRKLIQMMGGSIHVSSEVGTGSTFYFDLDFKMINESELMPKRQKGEELSDIDLSKRKILVVDDEESNRQLMNLYMSKLGVNIDFCDNGADSIPMVIDNKYDLVLMDIQMPGLDGVQTLKEIREFERMNNLDSTKIFAFTANVFKEQLDEYRDQGFSGYLLKPFKKSDIVDFIRTNLS; encoded by the coding sequence ATGAACGATAATCGGTCTAACTTACATTCAATTAATGCGAAGATTACAGCAACATTTTTCACGCTGATTATCTTTATCATTATTTCAATTCTCTACTTTAGTCACACAGTTTTTAAAACAACAATTACTGAGACACAGAAACAGCTAACAAAATCTCTTGTCAACACACTTCAACTCTCAATAGATAGAATTAGTTTCTCTGGAAAATATCACGCTCAAATCTTTGCGGACTCTATTATTGAAAGAGAGAAAGACATTCTCTTCATTTACATTCTCTCAGAAGACAATAAAGTTATCGCTCTTTCTAAAAAACCAAATTTTAAAACAGCACTCAAGTTTGATGTTAATAGTTATCTTGATCTCATGGCCCACGGTGACCATTTGAATGATATCTCAGATAAGTATCTATTCTCTAATGAAACATGTTGTGAGGATCTCTCATACCACCAAATGGTCATGCCGTACCGTGCGGACTTTGATAATACCAAAAGCGGGATTATTATCGTTGGGGTTTCTAGTGCTAACGTTGAAGAAAAACTAAATCGAAATGTTATTATTTCTCTTCTAATTGGTGCATTTACTTCACTAATTGCTCTTACATTTGCGCTACACTTTTCTCAGAAACTCTCCAGACCAGTCAATAACCTAGCTCAGACATTCAACGGCCTTCTAAAATATGCTCCTGTTAATATAATTATCAGAAAAAAATCAGGGGAAATCGTTGAGGCCTCGAGTCATTATCGTGAAATTTTTGAACAACAATTTCGTTCTAACCTTGTTCGTAAGTCTTATTTAAATCAGTGGAAGTTTACTTTCTCTGAAATTGATGAACATTTAAGGAGAGGAGATTCACTATTTCGAAAAGAATTTGTTTTTATGAATGGAGAGTCAGAGGAAGTTTACACAACTATTTCGTTCAAGATTACAGATAAAAATTCGAATGAAGAGAACTATTGTACTATTGGAATTAATACAAGTGAGGAAAATAAGTTTAGAAAAGAACTTGAGATGCGTACATATGAAGCAAAGAAAGCTTCTGAAGCCAAAACCTCTTTTCTGGCAACCATGTCTCACGAGATTCGCACTCCTTTAACGTCAATTATCGGCTTCCTTGGTCTACTTGAGGACAGTATCCTGAGTGATACACAAGAAAAATATATCAAGACGGCCATGGGCGCTAGTGAAAACCTCTTGGCCCTGATTAATGATATCTTAGACTACTCTAAAATTGAGTCTAAAGACTTCAAACTAGAATACGGTAATATGTCCATAGATAGTCTTTGCGAAGACCTCGCGGGTATTTTCGAGCATCAGGTAAAAGAGAAAAATATTGAGTTTAGAATGAACCTCGAAAATGACGTGCACAAAGATGTGGTAACAGACAGTCTTCGTCTACGTCAGGTTCTGATTAATTTAATTGGTAATGCAATCAAGTTCACTCCAAAAGGGTATATTGAATTAGGAGTTAAACTTCTTGGTCGTGATGGAGAGTATGAGCGTCTACGTTTTAGTGTCACTGATACAGGAATTGGTATTGCCAAAGAGCAGTTAACAAATATTTTTGAGCAATTTTCTCAAGCTGATAATTCAATTTCTCGTAACTATGGAGGAACAGGACTAGGCCTTTCTATTACAAGAAAACTAATTCAGATGATGGGTGGATCAATTCATGTAAGCTCTGAGGTTGGCACTGGATCGACATTTTATTTTGATCTTGATTTCAAAATGATTAACGAATCTGAGCTTATGCCAAAGAGACAAAAAGGAGAAGAACTCTCAGATATTGATCTCTCCAAAAGAAAAATTCTTGTGGTTGATGACGAGGAAAGTAATCGACAGCTAATGAATCTTTACATGTCTAAGCTGGGCGTGAATATCGATTTCTGCGATAACGGCGCTGACTCAATTCCAATGGTCATCGACAATAAATATGATCTTGTACTGATGGATATTCAAATGCCAGGTTTAGACGGCGTACAAACACTAAAAGAGATTAGAGAATTTGAAAGAATGAATAATCTCGACTCAACTAAAATCTTTGCTTTCACTGCCAATGTTTTCAAAGAGCAGCTCGACGAGTATCGTGATCAGGGATTTAGCGGTTATTTACTAAAACCATTTAAGAAGTCCGATATAGTTGATTTTATTAGAACAAACCTTTCCTAG
- a CDS encoding sugar ABC transporter substrate-binding protein has translation MIRSLSISFLIFISLSFTQSFAKEFRIGALYWSMNIEGQVSMRKGLNKEFNRLTKADKKHTYKLIEEVAGDGEAGVEKQIQQMYQMISKNVDAIIIQPTNIAALVKPLKLANQRNIPVVAYDQFILQGKMTSFITSNNYQAGYLNGEYIASLFDDNFEIRLILVEYPMVSSTVERVNGFIDALNEHGQKFKILKTYVAVEPVSGANAGDEILRDFPFKSSIDVIFTINDGGGVSMTKKIIAAKRDEIKIATIDGDPESIALLKAGKNIVINTAQFCGQLGAKSFEILFNYLHGKSIPTKVLVPVFPITKDTVKDYPGWDGEIPRPFKKPWKNEYWNNKFVESKK, from the coding sequence ATGATTAGGTCCCTTTCGATCTCATTTCTTATCTTTATTTCACTTTCTTTCACGCAGTCTTTTGCGAAGGAATTTCGTATTGGAGCACTTTACTGGTCTATGAATATCGAAGGTCAAGTTTCGATGAGAAAGGGCTTAAATAAAGAATTTAACCGACTGACAAAAGCAGATAAAAAACACACCTACAAACTCATAGAGGAAGTTGCTGGCGATGGCGAAGCCGGAGTAGAAAAACAAATTCAGCAGATGTATCAAATGATTTCTAAGAATGTAGATGCAATTATTATTCAACCAACAAATATCGCTGCTCTCGTAAAACCTTTAAAGCTTGCAAATCAACGAAATATTCCTGTTGTTGCTTACGATCAATTTATCCTACAGGGAAAGATGACAAGCTTTATTACATCTAATAACTATCAGGCCGGTTATCTCAATGGTGAGTATATTGCTTCATTATTTGATGATAATTTTGAAATTCGCTTAATTCTTGTTGAATACCCAATGGTTTCTTCAACGGTTGAAAGAGTTAATGGATTTATAGATGCGCTCAATGAACATGGACAGAAGTTTAAAATTTTAAAAACCTATGTCGCTGTAGAGCCTGTCTCGGGTGCAAATGCAGGGGATGAAATCCTTCGAGACTTTCCATTTAAAAGTTCAATTGACGTTATATTTACCATCAATGACGGTGGTGGGGTTTCTATGACCAAAAAAATAATCGCGGCTAAAAGAGATGAAATTAAGATTGCAACGATTGATGGAGATCCTGAGTCGATCGCTCTGTTAAAAGCAGGTAAGAATATTGTTATCAATACAGCGCAGTTCTGTGGGCAACTTGGGGCAAAATCATTTGAAATTCTTTTTAATTATCTTCATGGAAAGTCTATTCCGACTAAAGTGTTAGTGCCTGTTTTTCCGATAACCAAGGACACAGTGAAAGACTACCCTGGTTGGGATGGTGAAATTCCAAGGCCATTTAAAAAGCCTTGGAAAAATGAATATTGGAACAATAAATTTGTAGAGAGTAAAAAATAA